One genomic region from Oncorhynchus keta strain PuntledgeMale-10-30-2019 chromosome 33, Oket_V2, whole genome shotgun sequence encodes:
- the LOC118366410 gene encoding ubiquitin-conjugating enzyme E2 N-like codes for MAGLPRRIIKETQRLLAEPVPGIKAEPDEANARYFHVVISGPQDSPFEGGTFKLELFLPEEYPMAAPKVRFMTKIYHPNVDKLGRICLDILKDKWSPALQIRTVLLSIQALLSAPNPDDPLANDVAEQWKSNEAQAIETARTWTRLYAGNSIEV; via the exons ATGGCAGGACTACCCCGCAGGATTATAAAG GAGACTCAGCGCTTGCTGGCCGAACCCGTTCCTGGAATAAAGGCAGAGCCCGATGAGGCGAATGCACGCTACTTCCATGTGGTGATTTCAGGACCCCAGGACTCCCCTTTCGAAGGAGGCACCTTTAAACTTGAACTCTTTCTGCCAGAAGAATATCCCATGGCAGCTCCCAAAGTGCGATTCATGACCAAAATCTACCATCCCAATGTGGACAAGCTGGGTAGGATATGCCTAGACATCTTGAAAG ATAAGTGGTCCCCCGCTTTGCAGATCCGCACAGTGCTGCTATCAATCCAAGCATTATTAAGCGCTCCTAACCCTGATGACCCACTTGCAAACGATGTTGCAGAGCAGTGGAAATCAAACGAAGCCCAAGCCATTGAGACAG CTCGGACATGGACCAGGCTTTACGCGGGAAACAGCATTGAGGTATAG